DNA from Chaetodon trifascialis isolate fChaTrf1 chromosome 14, fChaTrf1.hap1, whole genome shotgun sequence:
agtgtgtaatAGTGATAATATTAGAGCTCAAACACTGTTCATCATACGTGTTCTGTTCATCCAACCTCCACACCAAACCGAACATCATCCCTGGTGTGGAGGTAAGGTTATGTCACTTTTGTAGGAACCTTCCTCTGCGTacatcattttcagtgtttgccGTCTTCGTTCTGTAACTCCATCTCTGTGCCCCACCAGCCGTCCAGACGTCGCCCTCCTCTGGTTCCTCATCCCTCTCAAAGCTGTGAAGCACCTGGCGTGTGACCAGTACAGGTGGCTGACCATCAAGATCGTCaccgctctgctgctgctggccatCGTGGGTCTTTTCCTGTACAACATGCCCGGTTACATGGTGAAGAAGATGATGGGGGTCTGAGGGAAAACCAGCGAGTGATGACTTTTTCAAAGGGTGTGCGTTCAGTAGTTAGTGGAATTGTTTTGTGAAGGTTTTGCAACCCCAAAATTGATGTGGTCACACTTCATGTTGAGGTACAAATTTTTACTGttaactagctgcttattagcatgcatgctAATAGCacattggctctttattagtcattataaagcacttattcaTTATTCCGTGGGTTAGAGTGGTATTGAGACTTTAATTCATGTTCCTTCcttactatcaataagcagtGATTAGGAAGTTACTGAGGAAGAATTCTTAGTTAAGGGCCTAatagttgtagaatatggtcatgcagaataaggcattaataggTGTTTGATAATGACCAGTAAAAAGTCAATATTCTACtgatatgcatgctaataagcagctagttaatggtgtactttaatataaagtgttatcATTCATACATTCCTCAAAAAGCACTCGTACAGATGCATTAGTAATGATAAATCATGAGCGCGTCCATCACTGGTCCTTAATGTGTCCAAAACTCAACATATTGTTACTGTTGATGTGATAACtaagcagttgttttttttttttttttggtttcttgaaatgtgcttttctttattCCCATTCTTTGTAGTTTGCTCGCCTATAAAAACACAATCACTTGAAGGTACTAGAAGTTTTATGTACTTAAAAAAGTGAGCATTTTGGCATAGTTGGTTTGTACTGGAGTTCACATTTTCTTGCTTGAACAATGTTTTGTCCTGTTTGATGTATGATATTTCGAACTTGTGCATAAATTGACCTCTGAACCATCCATTTTTCCAGTAGTCCTGTcgtctgtgtgtatatgtccTCTGTGTGgtatgtattattatttatactgtatgtattattAGTATTTTGTTATCTGTAGCTGTAAGCCTCAAACGCATGGCTCGGTCTATCGTCTGGATTTCAGTTCATATAATCACAGAGAAGCCAGCTACTTATTTAGCTAGCACTCAAACAGACACTTGAATACACCCCAATGATCTCTGTGTGGTGCCTTTGACCTTTTAGTACATTGCTTCATCAACATCTGCTGTGTTAGAAGCTCTTAAACTACAAAttcatgaaaaaacaacactgcCATAAGGAAAGTGTGTGAAGTCAGAAAGAGGAAGTGGTTATTACACCAGGTTGTATCAGTGCATTGTTTCAGCATTGATGGATTTTTGAATTTAGATTGTGAAATTTCTAACccactgtttgtctctgtgccCCACCAGCCGTCCAGACATTGCCCTCCTCTGGTTCCTCATCCCTTTCAAAGCTGCGAAGCACCTGGTGTGCGACCAGTACAGGTGGCTGACCATCAAGATCGTCaccgctctgctgctgctggccatCTTGGCTCTTTTCCTGTACAACATGCCCGGTTACATGGTGAAGAAGATGCTGGGGGCCTGAGATATCGGCTGGGTTTTGCTATTTTACACACAAAGATATGATCTCAGTTGTAATTTGCCCTTGTGTTCTGAAAAAGGGTCTTTTGCCACTCGACAAAAGACCCCATTAAGTTGTAGATTAATATGACTACAATGCAATAAGGCAAGCTCATTCTCATATTTACATGTAATCACTAGAATCCATTACTGGAATGTAGTGGTGCAAGTTTGTTATTATTTCAACGTGATGGTTAGTTTTACCCTGCTTaaattattattagtagtattattCTTCTatggttgttgtggttgttgctGTTGCAAGATTGTCACCTTTGTGCTGATTTATTGTGAACTCAACAGTGTGCAGTATTTTGTCTGATCTTGCCCGATTTGTCTTTGAATTTGTGAATAAAGTGACAAGTGCAAACGTTTCTAATCTTAACATCATCTGTCCGGTCATCTGTTCACAGGCACGGCCTTTACTGTGTGAAGAGACAGCAGCTTTCATGTCGCTTTACCTTTAAACACATGATGTTTCTTTACAAAGTTATTAATTGACAGTTGAGAAAAAAACTGGTTTGGTAGTTTGAGTTTCACGCATGACACTATGCAGAGTTAGAGTAGAGGGAAGCATTTTTGTTTAAAGCGATGAATGAACGGGGTTATACCTGACTGCCAAACACTGTGATCAATACGGCAGTTTAATGTCAACCTGGGAAACGTGGGAATCCACATGTAAGGTTTCAAGTTCTGAAGAGCCGTAAAAGCGTCATTGGAGGATGCGGGCATCGATCCCGCTACCTCTCGCATGCTAAGCGAGCGCTCTACCATTTGAGCTAATCCCCCTCTGTAAACGGGCACTTAGGATCTGAACTGACCTCTATTGTTAAATGCAGATTTCTTCGGGATTTTGTGTTATTTCCCGTGTGAACTTTAATTGTCAGTCTTTTCGAGGACTTCTTAGCCGTCACTGGCCCTCTCACGGCACATCCCAAAACATATACGATGCtgtgctgccatctgctggttcCAAAAGGAAATAGCAGACTTCCGTTAATTATCTCATGGTGGCGTCAACGCTGATTCGACTGGGTATTCTGAATTAACGCTACCTTCATGTGCATTTTCCATGTAAAATCGTCGGAAATTTTCCATTGGCACGACGATGAAGCGCCCGTTTTGCTTACTGGTAGGTTAATCGTAGGTTAATCTTCGGGTGAAGGAGTTTAGCTTTTGACACGATAGACCAAAACAACGTCCGTCGTTAGCTAATGGAAAGAGAAAGTAGCTTCGGAAAGGCATGGAAAATTAAATACCAACTGTTTGGGAGAAAAGAGGCTGACTTGGAGGATGCGGGCATCGATCCCGCTACCTCTCGCATGCTAAGCGAGCGCTCTACCATTTGAGCTAATCCCCCGTCCATCATTACTACGCGAGATTATGCACAAAATAATTGGATTTACGAGCCGGCATGGACAATATTTGACACAATGTTTATATTCATATACAAACTTCTTTAGAAGAATAAGTTTTGAACGAAATGCGATGTCACTTTATCAAAACCTGTTTGCTGACGTTACGTTTTCTAACGTAATAGCATAGTTGTCTAACGACACAACACTCACTCCCGCTGGTTACACTTTGGTTAATATTACATAAAACCACTTCAAATATTGCTATCAATATACCGTTGACATCTAAGAATCACATTCAATGTTGGAATGTGAACGTGTACAGGCGGGATTCGAACCCGGGACTCCTGACCTGCACAACAAAACAGGTGCCAGGCTTTATACTTTATGTGGTTAATTTAGTGGCGTGCACAAGTGGACCATGTGAGCTTTCCTTTAACTGGAACTGAATAtccacaaagaaacacaaacattcatgcaTCATAAGCATTTCTCACTCAAAATAAATCACCACCATTTATTTCAcaactgtttatttattcaaaacTCAAAAGATGAGAGTTCTGTAGATGTTTACATGGTCAATGAACGCAAGTTCCAGAGCAGACGACAGccagttttcaaaataaaaatagctGGGGAAGGATAAGGAGACTTCCTTGGTTGAACTGGATGCGAATGATGACCAGTCAGCTGGTCTCTGTACTAACTTTCTTCCAAACTACAACTCATACACCCTGGGCAACCCATAACAGCAAATTAAAAGTGCAAACACGAGATTAGCCGGAAAAACATGATAAAAGCTGtcatgtgaaaatgtctttgtaTTAATTCAGTGTCAGGTTCGCTTATATTTTAGAATAAAACATTAGAACTGCTACAATCTATAACCATGTTATCAGTCTGCAGGTGGCTTTCCACCTCTAAATTTTAAACTTATAGGCTTCTGCATGTCCGCCTAAAAGATACCACTGCAATTAACCAGGATCGTGCGACATCAGACAAAATCTCCACACAagatacatacatatacaaaaTATCACTCATTCACAGTCAATGTGTAACATTCTCATGCTCAGATATGTTGCGGATCAGTAATGAATAATCGCAGAGCACTGATCATATGCCTTGAGTCATTACACCAGAGgatttccttccttttttctaCATGCCACAAACCCACCATAAGAGAAACGAAAAGCTTGATGCTGACTCGAGCACAAACCACAACTGAAAGAACACACGTGGCCTCAGCTTTCAATACATGTACAGTAGGTTTTGCACCAATCTTGCTACAGAAAGTTAATCTAAATGAAATATaagttaaataaataagaaactGTTATTAAAAAGTCACTTTTGTTACAGTTTTTAGTCGCTCTGGGAGTGTCCTGATGGCACATTGGAGCAGCGTTGTTCTGTGCTCTAATAGAAGTATCACAGCGCACCAAAGCCAAATAAATAACTCCATAATGAGCAAAGACATTGTTCTCTCAGAAATCGCAATGTTGGTAATATTTACAGACTTAAAATTCACTGTTTGCCATAACAACCTCCATGCCAGGCTCGGTTCTGCCTTACTCATGCTGAAATAACTGGGATATGTGGTACGTTACTGTTATTGTTACTGTGTGagtggaggcagggagggaggagcagcaAATGACGACGCAGAGTAgttgtgtacagtatgtagacGGCCGGAGGGCAGACGGGGGGGAGGTTACGAACAGATATACTTATGAGCGAGAAAGGAAAAGACGGACAGAGAGCAGGGATAATGGTGAGGGTTCATAGAGCGTGCAGAgtagaaaacaaatgagggcagaaagaaaagggaagggAAGGTGGGGACGTCAGGGGGGAGAGACATGAAGCGTTCAGTATTCATCCTGGTCCAGGTGAGCTTGTTCATCGAGGTCTTCATCCTCCGGAGGCGCGAAACCTTCCTATAATACACAGGAAATAAGAGATATTACTCaggttttctgcttttttaaaaaattcagTTCCGAAGACCACAGAGATAAACAATGTcttcaatccatccatccatccattgtctatcAATGTCTGGGGCAAATCTGAGTGCAACACCATGAAGGGTGAGATGGCTTACAAGGAGCTGTCTCTCCATCTAGACCGGCTGCATTCATTGGGCAGTAAGCACTAAAACATCAAGCGTGGTTTTTGATTGGTTCTCTTGAACTTGCAGTGCCAATCAAATCAATATtagatcattttaaaaatagagCATCCGTACTGAAACATATGGCGTGAGCCAGGCGACGTGCTTTTAAGTGAGGTTATGTTCCAAAGTTAGATTTTTAGTAATTTGTTTTACAGATTTCTAAAAATCGTCACAAATGTAAATGGGATTTTGAATTGGGTTTACGTCTGTCTGGAGGCTGCGTTCTCACGTTGACTCTCTTCATTAGTTCACTCTGATAAAGACCCTGCAGGTTGAAATGGTGCTGCGCAGCCTGTATTTGTTGCTGACAGTGGACGCATACCTCTGTGGCGTAGAGAATGTCGATTATCCTGCTGAGGATGGGGTTATTTTCGCTCTCGTGCTCCTGGCAGATCAGCTCGATGTCCCGTAGTTTGCTGAAGTAGaagtctctctccttctctagTCCGTCTACGGTCAACTTCAACTCCATCAACttcaaaagagaaagacaaaacaaacagtgagccAGCGTGCACAGCGCTAAGCTAagtggaattcagccatcattgatttattatttacacattACTTTTCACCCGTTACAGCTCTACCTGTTGATTTAGCTCCATGATCTCAGCATCACTGCCCCCATTTCTAGACAAAGATGGATTCTTCCTCATGGCCGGAGTGTTGTGTTGGACCCTCTGCGGTGTTGGCATGTTTTTGGGAACTGTTGGAGACGTCCTCTGTGGTCCTGGAGAGATGATCAGAGATGTTTATCATTTGATTTAAAACGGATTTGCTGCGTTTATATTGGCTTTGTAGCATTGTGGCGATGGATATAGCACATTATAGAGAGCTGATGTGATCAGCTTATAGCATAATGTTGTGCCTTTGATATGCCATTTTTGTGAAAGGATTTGGAATTTACAACAGAGCTGATGGAAAAGACACGAATTTGGTTTGCCAGATTTTAAAAAGCCAAATTCTGAGTAAAAACTGACCAAATATTTTAAAGTGGCTGAATGTTACGCTGATTTGagtcaaaaaaagaagaaacctgCGTCCTGCCAAACCTCTATAAGTGCTTCAGCAGAGGTGTTTCGGATAAACTGAAAACATGCTAACACGCATTAGCACAGTTTGGAAAATGAGTGCAGTCACTCTGCCCTTTTACAACCAAACTGCTTAACAAAGCAGGCTTATGGCACGCTACGAGTCAAATTAGACCGCCATGATTTTCAGGCAAAAAGCTTTCACAGAGACATAGCAAGGCTGCTCAGGCTGACGTTACTCTTGTTAGTACAATGAGACAAACTCGTGTTTGCTCAGTCCAGCGTTCAGGGGAGCGATGGAGCTGCGGCAGTGTTGCATCAGCTGTCGATGcaggagaaaacagctgcatgtgaTACTTCAGTAGGTCCTCTGGCGTCACTAATCAGGATCAATTAGAATCGAGAGAGCAAATTGCAGCTGGAGTTGCATGTCGGGGATTTCTAACTCCACTAATGCTGCATCCCACGAGTCACTGTGGCGATTACTACAATCCCACCAGTGACTCAGTCGTACCTACGCAGCGTCATGTTGCTTGTGAATGGCGGGCAGTGAGATGGATCTAAGAAGGCAGCAGTCATTCTGTGAATCGTGCTGCTCACACCACTTGCTTGCAGGGAGTGCTTTTGAGCCATCCAAAGCTCAGGAAGACCGTGCAGCAACGGCGAAACTGTTTGGTTTACCTGGGTTTCTCTTTGGTTTGTGGATAAAGTGATCACCTGGGTTGGGGGCGGGGGCCACGTCCTGCCCCTGTCTGGCTAGTAAAGGGTCGTACTCCTTCCCGTCGTAGTTGGCGTCGAAGAACTTCTTGAACCACTGCACGAATTCAAAGTTGTCCTGGAACTTCCCTTTTACGAGCTTTTCTACAGGAATAATCTGCAGGGCGGAAACAGGAAATGCTTGAATGCTGCTGTTACATGATGCAGAAGCAGGAAGACGAAACAAGTCAACTTCATCAAAAATATAATGGAAAACATGCGAATATGATAAAAGTATTCTGACTTTGTCAACACTCATCCTCTTGAAAGCTGCCTGAAGAACTTTGAAGTTGTGTATAAATTCATGTTCCAGCTTGGCTTGAAATTTGACCTTCTTCAGAAGGATACAACCCGGGAACAACATGTCCATGAACTGGCAATATGCCGctcctggaaaacacaaaggcGCCACCGTTAGTCTTTGCTGCCTTGCTCTTTTTTGAGCGGCGCCGAATCGGAGCTTCAGCCTTACCTGAACAGAGCTGTTCGATCTTCGTGTAGGTGAGATGCAAAGAATCGTTGACCCATGCCAGCATGTCATGTCGGCTGAGGTTGTCAATGGACACAGATGTGGCGTACACATTCACTGCCATCCCCCacctgaaacaaacaagaagagCCAAACAGTCACCGGGAGGCGTTTGTCTCCGTCTGTCCGCTGAATCTCAAAAACTTTCAAAGGAGTTTGGTTGAAAGTTTGGTCACATGGCAAAGAACAACCTGCCTGATTACCTGATCTCTCTTTTGATTGGCCACTGACTGCCCTAATCATGTAATCAAGTGGAGCCTCCTCCAACTTTCAAGATATTCCCCGCTGGACTAAACCAAGCTGCCCACGCCGTCCTCCATCACCCCGTCCGCTGATCGTCCCTGCAACCTTCAACCAACCCACCAGACATTTGAACTTAGAGGAGTGCAGAGCTGGTTTAATTATTTAGGGCTGCAGCTGGAGTTGAAACAGTACGAGATTTTCTTGGTACAAAATATCAGGGTATCACACTGTTATTACTAATATTAGAAATATCTTTTAATTAGATAACTATACTTTATTTATCGCACACATTACATGCccacactacatgcacacgccatgcttcgtgaaattatttctccgcatttgacccatcttggtccgtccttcctcagcagcagaccaggagcggtgggctgccagcggcgcccagggacccatcTTTTCACCTGATGCAAGAAgatcaggtggtgatcttcttgcatgtttttagtggaggttatttaaggaggaaacccgggtaaacacggggagaacatgcaagctccacacagaaaggccccctttttcctcgagcagcaggcactgagggcatggtggaggacacgtcaccagcacccacagcgggatttgaaccgggaccttctagctgtgaggtgacagtgttaccacttgtgccaccgtgccacccaaatGCCCTGTGTACTTAACACTAATATAACAGAATTCAATACTGTGGATGAGCAAATGTACGTGGTATCATACCACATGAAACAGGGATTagatgaatgaaatgaaaaacctgaaacaggttattttcattgttgatcaAAGTGCCAGTCCTATATTCGTCTATAAAATGTCCCAAAATACTGAAGAAATGTCTGTCACACTTTCCTTAATAACTTTTTTGTTCCACTCAACAGTCAAAAACCCAGAAATCATTGATTTACAATCCCGCAAGacgcagaaaaacagcaaatcctcacagaGAGAAGCTGGAATGAGGGAAAGTTTGGTATTTTTTTACTCTGACAAATGACTCAAACAAttcattgattatcaaaatagttgctgatgaATTGTCTGTCGTGCTGATTGATTGTTTCATGTTCCTGCCTTTCAGTGCGTTCATTTCTTGAGCTAACTGTTGATGCCAGATGTACTACAGTAGCATCAGATCCTACtaggacaaacacaaactgttgcacgtctctgtcagtgtgctgcagcttcactttcTGGAGGGGTTCTACCATTATGTCCTCAGGGTAGAGATTTGGGGCTGGGTCAGAAGCCGCTGCAGCAGTGGGCCTGTAACCCCGCTCGCCTGATTTTGGGCTGTGAACACAACGCCTGACGGGCTTCTTTAGTTTCAGTTTTAATCTACAGATGTGTTGTGAGCATAATCCTCCCTAGATTAAACAGAAATATCCTGATGTTTGTGAGCAGCTTTACACATCTGGCAGCGCCggcctcctctgtgctcactttGCCCGCCTGCTGAAACCTCACACTGGTGTCATGTCAGAAGAGGCCTGTCACACCTTCACACCCCCTGCAGTAAGAGTGCACATTAAACACGAGCCAGGCATAATGATGATTGTAGAGGTCACgcaccgctgtgtgtgtgtgtgtgtgtgtgtgtgtgtgtgtgtgtgtgtgtgtgtgtgtgtgtgtgtgtgtgcaggttgaCAGCCACAGAGAAATGACAGCATGTGGCCACATTTCACTCTCCTAACAACTGAATCACGCATACCTGCAATGGAAGCGGTGATTTCTGGGATAACACTAACAATTGTGCACGCACCTTCAGCAGCGTGCATCACACCAGCGGGCTCCCATGGGGCTTGGCTAGCCTACAATTACACCATAATGACTTAGAGCCATCTGACCAACAATAAAACGCTTTATCAGACAAAAGCAGGCACGATCAGCTGCATTGATGAGCGCAGATCTCGCAGTGGGTGTAATTTCTGATGGAGATGTGTTGTTGTATCGAGAGCGGCGCACCAAACAGGAGTCAGTGTATTCTCCAAAAATCTACCGGGCCTCTCACAAAGCTCCCATAATGACTGCAGCAAAAAAGCAGCGTGCAAAAAACACCCCGAAATCCGGCGAGAGCAAACAGGCGGTGGAGGCTGACGTTTGGAGCCCGAGCCGAGAACAATAAATGCGGTCGTTTGCGGGGTGCGTTTCGGTTAAAAACCCGCAACGCCGCTCCGCTAGCGGGCCCCCTCTACAGGCCTCCCGGAATACCTCAGGAGCGTCAGTGCACGGGAAATCTCCCCACTGCACGGGGATAAAACGCAGCGGCCccgcaaacacacgcacaaagggaggaaggagcGAGCCGGAGCGGGTCGGCGGAGGCTTCGTGCGGCCATACTCACTGTATTCAGGAGCGTCTGTGTTGTGATCACGCTGGCAGTAGCCCGTCTGTCAATGCCCGCCGCTGTCGTCGTTGTCAGACCCTGCTGGGTGCAGCGCTTGGTAACGGGCCGCCCTGTCTGGGGCTGCAACAATCCAGCTCCGACCGCGCATGCGCCCGGCTCCATGCTGTTAAAGGTTCATTATAAATAGGACTTTGGCCTGTTCCAGCTAAGAGACACATGATGTGTCTGGTTGGGTTTTAGGCCTGCTGGTGAGGCTTTCGAGAGGTCAGGCTGCACCgaaataataatgttttatctgctgctggATAAGAAATGTCAgcaacagtggtggaagaagaattcaggtcctttacttcagtaaaagtgcaAATATAGCACCATTATGTGCATTATCAGTTAATCTGGCCAATATTTTCTC
Protein-coding regions in this window:
- the LOC139341963 gene encoding microtubule-associated protein RP/EB family member 3-like, whose product is MAVNVYATSVSIDNLSRHDMLAWVNDSLHLTYTKIEQLCSGAAYCQFMDMLFPGCILLKKVKFQAKLEHEFIHNFKVLQAAFKRMSVDKIIPVEKLVKGKFQDNFEFVQWFKKFFDANYDGKEYDPLLARQGQDVAPAPNPGPQRTSPTVPKNMPTPQRVQHNTPAMRKNPSLSRNGGSDAEIMELNQQLMELKLTVDGLEKERDFYFSKLRDIELICQEHESENNPILSRIIDILYATEEGFAPPEDEDLDEQAHLDQDEY